The Enterobacter asburiae genome window below encodes:
- a CDS encoding PhzF family phenazine biosynthesis protein, whose amino-acid sequence MQEIDFYLVDAFSDKTFGGNAAAVCPLEEWLPDETLLKMAQQHNQSETAFFVRTDGGFELRWFTTLDEINLCGHATLAASHVIFEYLDYPHTEITFTTRFVGELTVKRSGDWLTLNFPAWSTEVVENPPEALFSALGITAAKEVRVGRDYMVVLESQQQVEALTPDIGAMLPLDKMVCVTAPGEEYDFVSRFFCPGEGVPEDPVTGSAHSMLIPYWSEKLGKTSLNARQVSYRGGDLRCELKGDRVLIGGQATLYMKGRIFLR is encoded by the coding sequence ATGCAGGAAATTGATTTTTATCTGGTGGATGCCTTCAGCGATAAAACCTTTGGCGGCAACGCCGCAGCGGTATGTCCTCTGGAAGAGTGGCTGCCGGACGAAACGCTGCTCAAAATGGCGCAGCAGCATAACCAGTCTGAGACCGCCTTTTTCGTACGCACCGACGGCGGGTTTGAGCTGCGCTGGTTCACCACGCTGGATGAAATTAACCTCTGCGGTCACGCTACGCTTGCCGCATCGCACGTCATTTTCGAATACCTTGATTATCCGCATACCGAAATTACCTTCACCACCCGCTTTGTGGGCGAGCTGACCGTCAAACGCAGCGGCGACTGGCTGACGCTGAACTTCCCCGCGTGGTCGACGGAGGTTGTGGAGAACCCACCTGAAGCGCTGTTTAGCGCGCTGGGCATCACGGCGGCAAAAGAGGTGCGCGTCGGACGCGATTACATGGTGGTGCTGGAGAGCCAGCAGCAGGTTGAAGCGTTAACGCCGGATATCGGGGCCATGCTTCCGCTGGATAAAATGGTCTGCGTGACGGCGCCGGGAGAAGAATATGACTTCGTCAGCCGCTTCTTCTGCCCGGGCGAAGGGGTGCCGGAAGATCCGGTTACCGGATCCGCCCACAGCATGCTGATCCCTTACTGGAGCGAAAAGCTGGGCAAAACGTCGCTCAATGCCCGCCAGGTGTCATACCGTGGCGGGGATCTGCGCTGCGAGCTGAAGGGCGACCGCGTGCTGATTGGCGGCCAGGCGACACTGTATATGAAAGGGCGAATCTTCCTGCGCTAG
- a CDS encoding GNAT family N-acetyltransferase translates to MYSITSESARHPDILNLIAALDRYQSELYPAESNHLLDLSALPEASLILMVIRDQQLHAVGCGAIVLNGDGTGEMKRVYIDPAHRGQHLGETLLAALEDEALSRHCHTVRLETGIKQRAAVRLYEQCGYDLRPAFAPYAEDPLSLFMEKALVEDVRLAAL, encoded by the coding sequence ATGTATTCCATTACCTCTGAATCTGCACGTCATCCGGACATTCTCAACCTGATCGCGGCGCTTGACCGCTATCAGAGCGAGCTCTATCCCGCCGAAAGCAATCATCTTCTCGACCTGTCCGCGCTGCCGGAAGCTTCGCTGATCCTGATGGTCATTCGTGACCAGCAGCTGCACGCCGTGGGCTGCGGAGCCATTGTGCTCAACGGTGATGGAACGGGGGAGATGAAGCGGGTCTATATCGATCCAGCCCATCGCGGGCAGCATCTCGGCGAGACGCTGCTGGCCGCCCTGGAAGATGAAGCCCTGAGCCGCCATTGCCACACGGTAAGGCTGGAGACGGGCATCAAACAGCGCGCCGCGGTTCGTCTGTATGAGCAGTGCGGGTACGATTTGCGTCCAGCATTTGCCCCGTACGCTGAGGACCCGCTCAGCCTGTTTATGGAGAAGGCGCTGGTTGAAGACGTTCGTTTAGCAGCGCTATAA
- the ptrR gene encoding putrescine utilization regulator PtrR, whose amino-acid sequence MDLTQLEMFNAVALTGSITQAAQKVHRVPSNLTTRIRQLEADLGVELFIRENQRLRLSPAGHNFLRYSRQILALVDEARMVVAGDEPQGLFALGALESTAAVRIPETLAQFNQRYPRIQFALSTGPSGTMIDGVQEGTLSAAFVDGPLSHPELEGMPVYREEMMLVTPAGHAEVTRATQVSGSDVYAFRANCSYRRHLESWFHADRATPGRIHEMESYHGMLACVIAGAGIALMPRSMLESMPGHHQVEAWPLAENWRWLTTWLVWRRGAMTRQLEAFIALLNERLQPAPSP is encoded by the coding sequence ATGGACTTAACCCAGCTTGAAATGTTTAACGCCGTCGCGCTGACGGGCAGTATCACCCAGGCGGCGCAGAAGGTGCATCGCGTGCCGTCCAACCTGACGACCCGCATCCGCCAGCTGGAAGCCGATCTTGGCGTTGAGCTGTTTATTCGTGAGAATCAGCGTTTGCGCTTATCCCCCGCCGGGCATAACTTCCTGCGCTACAGCAGGCAGATCCTCGCCCTGGTGGATGAAGCGCGCATGGTCGTCGCGGGTGATGAGCCGCAGGGGTTATTTGCCCTCGGCGCGCTGGAAAGCACCGCCGCGGTGCGCATTCCCGAAACGCTGGCGCAGTTTAACCAGCGCTATCCGCGCATTCAGTTTGCCCTTTCTACCGGGCCTTCCGGGACGATGATTGATGGCGTACAGGAGGGAACGCTAAGCGCCGCCTTTGTCGACGGACCGCTGTCGCACCCGGAGCTGGAGGGCATGCCGGTCTACAGGGAAGAGATGATGCTGGTCACGCCTGCCGGGCATGCGGAGGTGACGCGCGCTACACAGGTCAGCGGCAGCGACGTTTACGCTTTTCGCGCGAACTGCTCGTACCGTCGACATCTGGAAAGCTGGTTTCATGCGGACAGAGCCACGCCCGGCCGCATTCATGAGATGGAGTCCTATCACGGCATGCTCGCCTGCGTCATTGCGGGCGCGGGCATCGCGCTGATGCCGCGCTCAATGCTGGAGAGTATGCCGGGACATCATCAGGTTGAAGCCTGGCCGCTGGCGGAAAACTGGCGCTGGCTCACGACCTGGCTGGTGTGGCGACGCGGGGCAATGACCCGCCAGCTGGAAGCCTTTATAGCGCTGCTAAACGAACGTCTTCAACCAGCGCCTTCTCCATAA
- the sad gene encoding succinate-semialdehyde dehydrogenase, which translates to MKYSSATHALSVNPATGETLGAFAWAAPEEVERAISQSDAGYHQWRRESVSHRAQKLRDLGAALRNRAEEMAQTISREMGKPILQARAEVTKSAGLCDWYAEHGPAMLRAEPTLVENHNAVIEYRPLGPILAVMPWNFPLWQVLRGAVPILLAGNSYLLKHAPNVLGSADLIAQIFADAGFPEGVFGWVNATNDGVSQAINDRRIAAVTVTGSVRAGAAIGAQAGAALKKCVLELGGSDPFIVLNDADLDLAVKAAVAGRYQNTGQVCAAAKRFIVEEGIAETFTRRFVDAVAALKMGAPEEEDNYLGPMARFDLRDELHQQVQATLAEGATLLLGGEKISGEGNYYAPTVLSNVTPSMTAFRQELFGPVAAVTVAKDAEHALTLANDSDFGLSATVFTADAALADKFSRELECGGVFINGFSASDARVAFGGVKKSGFGRELSHFGLHEFCNVQTVWKDRV; encoded by the coding sequence ATGAAATATTCATCTGCTACACATGCCCTGTCCGTTAACCCGGCAACGGGGGAAACCCTCGGTGCCTTCGCCTGGGCGGCGCCGGAAGAGGTTGAACGCGCGATTTCTCAGTCTGACGCGGGGTATCACCAGTGGCGACGCGAAAGCGTGTCCCACCGGGCGCAGAAGCTGCGGGATCTCGGCGCAGCGCTGCGAAACCGCGCAGAAGAGATGGCGCAGACCATCTCCCGTGAAATGGGAAAACCCATCCTGCAGGCGCGGGCGGAAGTGACAAAATCCGCCGGTCTGTGTGACTGGTATGCCGAGCATGGCCCGGCGATGCTGCGTGCGGAACCCACGCTGGTGGAAAACCATAACGCGGTCATTGAATACCGTCCGCTGGGGCCTATTCTCGCGGTAATGCCATGGAACTTCCCGCTCTGGCAGGTGCTGCGCGGCGCGGTGCCCATTCTGCTGGCAGGTAACAGCTATCTGCTGAAACATGCGCCAAACGTGCTCGGTTCTGCGGATCTTATTGCGCAGATCTTTGCGGATGCCGGTTTCCCTGAAGGCGTATTCGGCTGGGTGAACGCCACCAATGACGGCGTAAGCCAGGCGATTAACGATCGCCGTATTGCGGCGGTGACCGTCACCGGCAGCGTGCGTGCCGGTGCGGCCATTGGCGCGCAGGCAGGAGCCGCGCTGAAAAAATGCGTTCTTGAGCTGGGTGGCTCCGACCCGTTTATCGTACTTAACGATGCCGACCTGGATCTTGCCGTGAAGGCGGCGGTTGCAGGTCGCTACCAGAACACCGGGCAGGTGTGCGCGGCGGCCAAACGTTTTATCGTTGAGGAGGGGATCGCAGAGACCTTTACCCGCCGCTTCGTTGACGCCGTCGCCGCGTTAAAGATGGGCGCGCCGGAAGAAGAAGATAACTATCTGGGCCCGATGGCGCGTTTTGACCTGCGCGATGAACTGCATCAGCAGGTGCAGGCCACCCTGGCCGAAGGGGCAACGCTGCTGCTGGGCGGAGAGAAAATCAGCGGAGAGGGTAATTACTACGCGCCAACCGTGCTGTCGAACGTCACCCCGTCGATGACGGCGTTCCGCCAGGAACTGTTTGGTCCGGTCGCGGCCGTTACGGTAGCAAAAGACGCGGAGCACGCCCTGACGCTTGCCAACGACAGCGACTTTGGCCTGTCCGCCACCGTCTTTACCGCTGACGCAGCGCTTGCGGATAAATTCTCCCGCGAACTGGAGTGCGGCGGGGTGTTTATCAACGGCTTTAGCGCCAGCGACGCGCGCGTGGCCTTCGGCGGCGTGAAGAAAAGCGGCTTTGGTCGCGAGCTTTCCCATTTTGGCCTGCACGAGTTCTGCAACGTGCAAACGGTCTGGAAGGATCGCGTGTAA